A section of the Primulina eburnea isolate SZY01 chromosome 1, ASM2296580v1, whole genome shotgun sequence genome encodes:
- the LOC140829357 gene encoding uncharacterized protein isoform X1, producing MLFSHNFFFAERNTRMSPEYQNTTNIVDDAIRLVFGKEARGRVHGMGFGVTPSKVGAFVKQNGTVQQLQTMVQSLQQQMQQNQLEMQEMRSMFLQSMNKQNQQEHVASGGIDSGIGNEVGNNGDIDIGAKKNGDFDHVSQKVELHPQIQTQKCITLFLVDLVGKFGFIRFWWRRWT from the exons ATGCTATtttctcataattttttttttgctgaaAGAAATACAAGAATGTCCCCTgaatatcaaaacacaactaaCATTGTTGATGATGCAATTAGACTTGTGTTTGGCAAGGAAGCTCGGGGTAGAGTGCACGGAATGGGCTTCGGAGTTACACCATCAAAAGTTGGAGCTTTTGTGAAACAAAATGGAACTGTTCAGCAACTTCAAACTATGGTACAAAGCCTTCAACAACAAATGCaacaaaatcagctagaaatgCAAGAAATGAGGTCCATGTTTTTACAAAGTATGAATAAGCAAAATCAGCAAGAACAT GTTGCTAGTGGTGGTATTGATAGTGGTATCGGGAATGAAGTTGGTAACAATGGTGATATTGATATTGGTGCCAAGAAAAATGGTGATTTTGATCATGTTTCTCAG AAGGTCGAATTGCATCCACAGATCCAAACACAAAAGTGCATCACATTGTTCTTGGTAGATCTTGTTGGAAAGTTTGGGTTCATAAGGTTTTGGTGGAGAAGGTGGACCTAA
- the LOC140829357 gene encoding uncharacterized protein isoform X2 has product MLFSHNFFFAERNTRMSPEYQNTTNIVDDAIRLVFGKEARGRVHGMGFGVTPSKVGAFVKQNGTVQQLQTMVQSLQQQMQQNQLEMQEMRSMFLQSMNKQNQQEHVASGGIDSGIGNEVGNNGDIDIGAKKNGDFDHVSQVELHPQIQTQKCITLFLVDLVGKFGFIRFWWRRWT; this is encoded by the exons ATGCTATtttctcataattttttttttgctgaaAGAAATACAAGAATGTCCCCTgaatatcaaaacacaactaaCATTGTTGATGATGCAATTAGACTTGTGTTTGGCAAGGAAGCTCGGGGTAGAGTGCACGGAATGGGCTTCGGAGTTACACCATCAAAAGTTGGAGCTTTTGTGAAACAAAATGGAACTGTTCAGCAACTTCAAACTATGGTACAAAGCCTTCAACAACAAATGCaacaaaatcagctagaaatgCAAGAAATGAGGTCCATGTTTTTACAAAGTATGAATAAGCAAAATCAGCAAGAACAT GTTGCTAGTGGTGGTATTGATAGTGGTATCGGGAATGAAGTTGGTAACAATGGTGATATTGATATTGGTGCCAAGAAAAATGGTGATTTTGATCATGTTTCTCAG GTCGAATTGCATCCACAGATCCAAACACAAAAGTGCATCACATTGTTCTTGGTAGATCTTGTTGGAAAGTTTGGGTTCATAAGGTTTTGGTGGAGAAGGTGGACCTAA
- the LOC140829357 gene encoding uncharacterized protein isoform X3: MLFSHNFFFAERNTRMSPEYQNTTNIVDDAIRLVFGKEARGRVHGMGFGVTPSKVGAFVKQNGTVQQLQTMVQSLQQQMQQNQLEMQEMRSMFLQSMNKQNQQEHVASGGIDSGIGNEVGNNGDIDIGAKKNGDFDHVSQSNLMNVSLGDILANTKSSFNGVLMN; encoded by the exons ATGCTATtttctcataattttttttttgctgaaAGAAATACAAGAATGTCCCCTgaatatcaaaacacaactaaCATTGTTGATGATGCAATTAGACTTGTGTTTGGCAAGGAAGCTCGGGGTAGAGTGCACGGAATGGGCTTCGGAGTTACACCATCAAAAGTTGGAGCTTTTGTGAAACAAAATGGAACTGTTCAGCAACTTCAAACTATGGTACAAAGCCTTCAACAACAAATGCaacaaaatcagctagaaatgCAAGAAATGAGGTCCATGTTTTTACAAAGTATGAATAAGCAAAATCAGCAAGAACAT GTTGCTAGTGGTGGTATTGATAGTGGTATCGGGAATGAAGTTGGTAACAATGGTGATATTGATATTGGTGCCAAGAAAAATGGTGATTTTGATCATGTTTCTCAG TCAAATTTGATGAATGTGAGTCTTGGAGATATTCTTGCTAATACTAAAAGCAGCTTCAATGGTGTGCTGATGAATTAG